The following coding sequences lie in one Pirellulales bacterium genomic window:
- a CDS encoding tetratricopeptide repeat protein, with protein sequence MKRLNIKLVVVLVVCTVTAIVGVYFAHAFQYGQAAISSRQQAEALLKEGKRTEALRQYVVYLRQNDTPDPQVLTDAAQLAKSVAFEQPNRDTVTQAFELLREAIRQLPDNADLRLSYAELMMFAQRSDEAVEPLLWLTAPERGKHDPKFDIMLAQCYIQRSFYDKAVDVCAALTGFDVTARTFDEKKATAPHQIDAYDILAHLLRERTAVLQPQVADLVMDQLVAANKDSYRAHLQRARYWQQYAKGSAAKIAAAKKDLEAALKLAPNDPDVILVAAQSAIIEKKFDECQAILNRGLELYPTNVSMYRQWAILKSTEGKLGDAATQVEAGLKRMPDNPELLWMLCEIKLQQRDVAGARATLGALRNTKYAKPLIDLMDGRVLLFEGKWREAAQEFERLRPLLAQSPENTKQIDLYSAQCYGQLGEYDKQLDASQRVAQTDPTSYQAQVGIAMAYLSMGKTDEAKRRYDLLVKAVGKDKALSTPQIWRPIVQLRMDEQLRRPKAERDWTRVDEIIQQLDSSDAAGSKDKETDKAARSALALVKAEVELRKGDLDKARQILLDARKEYPAEPGIWSALATITSQTDSPAAALKFLDTAPPEIRDSMALRLNRAGILLRQGGPNVKPSLLAIDAGSDTLSAADRGRLWSGLGAAFLSLGEQDTAMRFWSKAADVSPDDLKIRFNLFDLARETGDEAMMSKIVEQFQKLMGVASAEARYADAARSVALVRKSVRERTPTNRSAAPLNDAEKLQLASARKLLEEVSQDRANWYEVARVMGDIEVLEGPGHENDAIADYQKALKLGPPSPLILRPLVLLLSRQNRTEEEKAALDLVSPEYVSELGLGHWAVETAVNSRDFPAAIARAKREVPDDSRDPSGHIWIAKIYERAGMSDEAEASFRRAVATGPDQPETWARLMEHLATHHKLAKIRDVLLEARKQLPEDRVNQVLGPGYALIGQYEQALTYYLAALEAAPDDSSTHRMVANFYLQIGRTEDARKEALEVLKLAANDPKQKPNAMWARRALADLLASTGKYPDFLKAKALLAENVQSSGSTDDKLRLAELLGERPSEPSQWREAVGLLESCTPLSPANQIHLAHLHELLGNWADARREMVNFVSEHRAGPAAYIAFIDMLIRHDEAADASSWLDRLDAVEPTMPGSGLTPAVALRSRILVKQGNTDRAVALLNGVLPSRPLPPDKLPLLRNVAMQMGQLGLNAAAEELFREYANYEPSGKLLLASFLGHIGRLDESLDLCEESLKTFPMPAVMAIAGEVFQSQPSHIQPKHIERVEKWYQRALRDDPESAPLLLQLAQFREISGNFDESERIYRGLLRRNDLDATQRSHALNNLAFSLAERKKDLAEALSFINEAAQLYGQTTDVLDTRGMVYVAMGDFPKALADLNDAVLGADPAPVKLLHLALAQDLSGDHAAAVLSFTRAKEQKLDPTALRKSEREFYDRLSKDLGP encoded by the coding sequence ATGAAACGTCTGAATATTAAACTTGTCGTTGTGCTGGTGGTCTGTACGGTTACGGCAATTGTCGGCGTGTATTTCGCCCATGCCTTTCAGTACGGTCAGGCGGCCATAAGCTCGCGGCAGCAGGCCGAGGCCCTGTTGAAAGAAGGGAAACGGACGGAAGCGTTGCGGCAATATGTGGTCTATCTCCGGCAAAACGACACTCCCGATCCGCAAGTGCTCACCGATGCCGCTCAGTTGGCCAAGTCGGTCGCGTTCGAGCAGCCGAACCGCGATACGGTCACCCAGGCATTCGAGTTGCTGCGAGAGGCAATTCGGCAACTCCCGGACAACGCCGATTTGCGCCTTTCCTATGCCGAACTGATGATGTTCGCCCAGCGATCCGACGAGGCCGTCGAACCGCTATTGTGGCTCACGGCGCCGGAGCGCGGGAAGCACGATCCGAAGTTCGATATCATGTTGGCCCAATGCTACATCCAGCGGTCGTTTTACGACAAAGCGGTCGACGTGTGTGCCGCGCTGACTGGCTTCGACGTCACCGCGCGAACTTTCGACGAAAAAAAGGCGACGGCTCCGCACCAAATCGACGCCTACGACATCCTGGCCCACCTGCTGCGCGAACGCACCGCGGTGCTGCAACCTCAGGTTGCAGACTTGGTGATGGATCAATTGGTGGCGGCGAACAAGGATTCCTACCGAGCCCATCTTCAGCGTGCCCGCTATTGGCAGCAGTATGCGAAGGGGAGCGCAGCGAAGATCGCAGCCGCGAAAAAGGATCTGGAAGCTGCCCTCAAACTAGCGCCGAACGATCCGGACGTGATCCTCGTTGCCGCTCAATCCGCGATCATCGAAAAGAAATTCGATGAATGCCAGGCCATCTTGAATCGCGGGCTCGAACTGTATCCGACCAATGTCAGCATGTATCGGCAATGGGCCATCCTCAAGAGCACCGAGGGCAAGCTCGGCGACGCCGCCACGCAAGTCGAGGCCGGGCTGAAGCGGATGCCGGATAATCCGGAACTGCTTTGGATGCTCTGCGAAATCAAACTCCAGCAGCGCGACGTGGCGGGGGCTCGTGCGACGCTCGGGGCCCTGCGCAACACCAAGTATGCCAAGCCGCTCATCGACCTGATGGATGGCCGCGTCTTGCTCTTCGAAGGCAAATGGCGCGAGGCGGCGCAAGAGTTCGAACGACTTCGACCGCTATTGGCCCAATCACCCGAAAACACCAAACAAATCGACCTGTATTCCGCCCAATGCTATGGCCAGCTAGGCGAATACGACAAGCAATTGGATGCCAGCCAGCGCGTTGCCCAAACGGACCCGACGTCGTATCAAGCGCAGGTCGGCATCGCGATGGCCTATCTGTCGATGGGAAAAACCGATGAAGCCAAGCGCCGCTATGACTTGCTGGTCAAGGCCGTCGGCAAGGATAAAGCACTTTCGACGCCCCAAATTTGGCGGCCGATCGTGCAATTGCGAATGGATGAGCAATTGCGCCGGCCCAAGGCAGAGCGCGATTGGACACGCGTCGACGAAATCATCCAACAGCTCGATTCGAGCGATGCCGCCGGCTCGAAGGACAAAGAGACCGACAAAGCGGCGCGTTCTGCGCTCGCGCTGGTCAAGGCCGAGGTCGAGTTGCGCAAGGGCGATCTCGATAAAGCCCGCCAGATTCTCTTGGATGCCAGGAAAGAATATCCCGCGGAGCCCGGTATCTGGTCGGCGCTGGCAACGATCACCTCCCAGACCGACAGCCCGGCCGCGGCGTTGAAATTTCTCGACACCGCACCGCCCGAAATTCGCGATTCCATGGCGCTGCGATTGAACCGGGCCGGTATTCTGCTGCGGCAAGGCGGCCCGAACGTCAAACCATCGCTGCTCGCGATCGATGCCGGCAGCGATACGCTTTCAGCCGCCGATCGCGGGCGGTTGTGGAGCGGCTTGGGCGCGGCATTCCTCAGTCTTGGCGAGCAAGACACGGCGATGCGATTCTGGAGCAAGGCAGCCGATGTCAGCCCCGACGATTTGAAGATCCGTTTCAACCTGTTCGACTTGGCGCGCGAAACTGGCGACGAGGCCATGATGTCGAAAATCGTCGAGCAGTTCCAGAAACTGATGGGTGTCGCCAGCGCGGAAGCACGCTACGCCGACGCGGCCCGCAGCGTGGCGCTGGTGCGCAAATCCGTTCGCGAACGAACGCCCACGAACCGTTCCGCCGCCCCGCTCAACGACGCCGAAAAGCTGCAACTCGCCTCCGCGCGAAAGCTGCTCGAAGAAGTCAGCCAAGATCGCGCCAATTGGTACGAAGTGGCGCGCGTCATGGGCGATATCGAGGTTCTCGAAGGCCCAGGACATGAGAACGACGCCATCGCCGACTATCAAAAAGCCCTCAAGCTTGGGCCGCCCAGTCCCCTCATCCTCCGGCCGCTCGTGCTGCTGCTTTCGCGGCAGAATCGCACCGAGGAAGAAAAGGCCGCCTTGGATCTCGTCAGCCCGGAATACGTCTCCGAACTCGGGCTGGGCCATTGGGCCGTCGAAACCGCCGTGAATAGCCGCGATTTTCCCGCTGCCATCGCACGCGCGAAACGCGAGGTGCCCGACGATTCTCGCGATCCAAGCGGCCACATCTGGATCGCCAAGATCTATGAACGGGCTGGAATGTCGGATGAAGCCGAAGCCTCGTTTCGCCGCGCCGTGGCCACCGGCCCCGACCAGCCCGAAACTTGGGCCCGGCTGATGGAGCATCTTGCGACGCACCATAAGCTCGCCAAGATCCGCGATGTGCTGCTGGAAGCGCGCAAGCAATTGCCCGAAGATCGCGTCAATCAGGTGCTCGGGCCGGGCTACGCGTTGATCGGCCAGTATGAGCAAGCTTTAACCTACTACTTGGCGGCGCTGGAAGCCGCGCCCGACGATTCTTCCACACATCGGATGGTCGCGAACTTTTATCTGCAAATCGGCCGCACCGAAGACGCCCGCAAAGAAGCACTCGAGGTTTTGAAACTAGCGGCCAACGATCCCAAGCAGAAGCCGAATGCGATGTGGGCCCGCCGTGCCCTGGCAGACCTGCTGGCGAGCACCGGCAAGTATCCGGATTTTCTCAAAGCCAAGGCCCTGTTGGCGGAGAATGTGCAAAGTAGCGGCAGCACCGACGACAAACTGCGTTTGGCCGAGCTCCTCGGCGAACGGCCGTCAGAACCGTCGCAATGGCGTGAGGCCGTCGGGCTGTTGGAATCGTGTACCCCGCTTTCGCCGGCAAACCAAATTCATTTGGCCCATCTGCACGAATTACTCGGCAATTGGGCCGATGCCCGTCGCGAGATGGTCAACTTCGTATCGGAGCACAGGGCCGGACCGGCCGCCTACATCGCGTTCATCGATATGTTGATCCGGCACGACGAAGCCGCCGATGCTTCCTCCTGGTTGGATCGCCTTGATGCGGTCGAACCGACGATGCCGGGAAGCGGCCTGACGCCGGCCGTGGCGCTGCGGAGCCGGATTTTGGTCAAACAAGGCAACACCGATCGAGCGGTTGCATTGCTGAATGGCGTCTTGCCGAGCCGACCTTTGCCGCCGGACAAGCTGCCCCTGTTGCGGAATGTCGCCATGCAAATGGGTCAATTGGGCCTGAATGCGGCGGCGGAAGAACTGTTCCGCGAATACGCGAATTACGAACCGTCAGGAAAGTTGCTCTTGGCCAGTTTCCTCGGCCATATCGGCCGTTTGGATGAATCGCTCGATCTGTGCGAAGAATCTCTCAAAACATTTCCCATGCCCGCCGTCATGGCGATCGCCGGCGAGGTGTTCCAATCCCAGCCGAGCCATATTCAGCCGAAACATATCGAGCGCGTCGAGAAATGGTATCAGCGAGCGCTCCGCGACGATCCCGAATCCGCGCCGCTGCTGCTCCAACTCGCGCAATTCCGCGAGATCAGCGGCAACTTCGACGAATCGGAGCGCATCTATCGCGGCTTGCTCCGTCGCAATGATCTCGACGCCACGCAGCGCTCCCACGCACTAAATAACCTGGCGTTTTCCCTGGCGGAGCGCAAAAAAGACCTCGCCGAAGCACTCTCATTCATCAATGAAGCGGCGCAACTCTATGGCCAAACGACCGACGTGCTCGACACGCGGGGGATGGTCTACGTGGCAATGGGCGATTTTCCCAAGGCGCTGGCCGATCTCAACGACGCGGTCCTGGGAGCCGATCCTGCCCCTGTTAAGCTGCTCCACTTGGCGCTGGCACAGGACCTGTCGGGCGACCACGCCGCCGCTGTGCTTAGCTTCACGCGAGCCAAAGAGCAAAAGCTCGACCCCACCGCTCTGCGCAAAAGCGAGCGCGAGTTTTACGATCGCTTGAGCAAGGACCTCGGGCCTTAG